A genomic region of bacterium contains the following coding sequences:
- a CDS encoding DUF4412 domain-containing protein produces the protein MRITKQIFITLLASVWVCQAYAGYQITVKTVSDADSHGKKEAANNVVKMTSESSKARIDFTEGQVPGAEKGSYLLTQDSGKTFIMVMPDNKAYMKWDMDSMMNMAGAMGNMLQMKITDPKVETILDESGPAILGYPTRHYKLRTSYRVSMNVMGFKNESSISKDDESWATTKIDLSALGAWVGKTPKTNNQSMDQLIQSEKNKMKGFPVKTLSITTTTNSEGKISVSKSSMEVTEIKTVRTDAVSFEIPADYQEMSLHMTTGNEEEQPKGKSKSKKASHPKIDFGALMKQAMEQAQ, from the coding sequence ATGAGAATCACCAAACAGATTTTTATCACCCTTCTCGCCAGCGTGTGGGTTTGTCAGGCCTATGCGGGATACCAGATTACCGTAAAAACAGTTTCAGATGCCGACAGTCATGGCAAAAAGGAAGCGGCGAACAACGTTGTCAAAATGACAAGCGAATCCAGTAAGGCCCGAATCGATTTCACAGAAGGCCAGGTTCCCGGCGCCGAGAAAGGCAGCTACCTCCTGACGCAAGATAGCGGCAAAACATTCATTATGGTCATGCCTGACAACAAGGCCTACATGAAATGGGATATGGACTCCATGATGAATATGGCAGGAGCTATGGGCAACATGCTGCAAATGAAAATCACCGATCCAAAGGTTGAGACAATCCTGGATGAATCTGGCCCCGCTATCCTCGGGTACCCTACCCGTCATTACAAGCTTCGTACCTCCTACCGCGTCTCCATGAACGTCATGGGCTTTAAAAACGAAAGCTCCATTTCCAAGGACGATGAGAGCTGGGCAACCACTAAGATCGACTTATCTGCTCTTGGTGCCTGGGTAGGGAAAACGCCCAAGACAAACAATCAAAGCATGGATCAGTTGATCCAGTCTGAAAAAAACAAAATGAAAGGGTTTCCCGTGAAAACGCTTTCGATTACAACAACGACGAATAGCGAGGGCAAAATCAGCGTCTCCAAATCCAGCATGGAAGTCACTGAAATTAAAACGGTTAGGACCGACGCGGTGTCTTTTGAAATCCCCGCGGATTATCAGGAAATGAGCCTCCACATGACGACCGGAAATGAGGAGGAGCAACCCAAAGGAAAGTCCAAATCCAAGAAAGCGTCACACCCAAAAATTGATTTTGGCGCCCTTATGAAACAAGCCATGGAACAGGCGCAGTAG
- a CDS encoding AraC family transcriptional regulator, with product MDYIFNRLMHIGHLPRRFPSVLAVDNIGYIPHKTGWIRHRFSSYNFSFILSGGGEYWCEGRLWPVQAPCVITQAPGLQYEYGPSGQWTEWEELFLIYNQNRIPALEKMGLIRRDVPAWNIKDTGPTRALLLELKQVDASGQDDGFADRIDRLCESMVIESILGETRESVPPEARAILEIRDTVKSHFLEYHDYHALARKNGLSISTFRRRWQELVGEPPARYAMRLKIEKACRLLVETRMKVGEIAEVLGFSDPLYFSRRFRLETGVTAAEYRNTHQSPLSFNP from the coding sequence ATGGATTATATTTTCAATCGGTTGATGCATATCGGTCATCTTCCCCGACGCTTTCCATCGGTTTTGGCCGTGGACAATATCGGGTACATTCCTCACAAGACTGGGTGGATACGGCATCGGTTCAGTTCCTATAATTTTTCGTTTATTCTCAGTGGAGGAGGTGAATATTGGTGTGAGGGCCGTTTATGGCCTGTCCAGGCCCCCTGTGTGATTACCCAGGCACCAGGTTTGCAGTACGAGTATGGGCCCAGTGGTCAATGGACAGAGTGGGAGGAATTATTTCTGATCTACAACCAGAACCGGATACCTGCCTTGGAAAAAATGGGGCTGATCCGGCGCGATGTCCCTGCCTGGAACATCAAGGATACCGGTCCAACGCGAGCCCTGCTCCTGGAATTAAAGCAAGTGGATGCAAGTGGACAGGATGATGGATTTGCTGACCGCATTGATCGGCTGTGTGAATCCATGGTGATCGAGAGCATTCTGGGGGAAACGCGGGAATCCGTGCCCCCGGAAGCGCGGGCCATTCTGGAAATTCGAGATACGGTGAAATCGCATTTTCTGGAGTATCACGATTATCACGCATTAGCGCGTAAAAATGGGCTTTCGATCTCTACGTTCCGTCGGCGTTGGCAGGAGTTGGTGGGGGAACCCCCCGCGCGTTATGCGATGCGGTTGAAGATAGAGAAGGCCTGTCGGCTGCTAGTTGAAACCCGCATGAAGGTTGGTGAGATCGCGGAAGTCTTGGGCTTTAGCGATCCCTTATATTTCTCCCGACGTTTCCGCTTGGAAACGGGTGTCACCGCCGCTGAATATCGGAATACCCATCAATCTCCGCTCTCGTTTAATCCATAA
- a CDS encoding Gfo/Idh/MocA family oxidoreductase, whose amino-acid sequence MQRTKIGVIGCGNISGAYFSAGKTFKNLEIAACADLDINRAKAKAEEFKITKACTVKELLADPEIEIVVNLTIPKAHAEVALAALAAGKHVYGEKPLAVTRKDGEKIIAMAKAKKLRVGSAPDTFFGGGIQTCRKLIDDGWIGKPVAASAFMLCAGHESWHPQPEFYYDLGGGPMLDMGPYYLTALVNLLGPIKRVSGSARTTHSERMITSQPQCGKIMKVKALTHYASVLDFAQGAICSMIMSFDCKGAQLPRIEIYGTEGTLSVPDPNGFGGPVLIGGKGKGWQEVPLTHGYTDNSRSIGVADMANAIKSGRPHRASGELALHVLDAMEAAADASAKGKAITLTSTCKQPAALPMGLMPGMLDD is encoded by the coding sequence ATGCAACGAACAAAGATTGGCGTAATTGGGTGTGGTAATATCAGCGGGGCCTATTTTTCGGCCGGTAAAACCTTCAAAAACCTCGAAATTGCAGCTTGTGCCGATTTGGACATAAATCGCGCCAAAGCCAAGGCTGAGGAATTCAAAATTACGAAGGCCTGCACCGTCAAAGAATTGCTGGCGGATCCCGAAATCGAAATCGTGGTCAATCTGACCATTCCCAAAGCTCACGCAGAAGTGGCTCTTGCGGCACTGGCGGCGGGAAAACACGTCTATGGCGAAAAGCCGTTGGCGGTCACACGTAAAGATGGCGAGAAAATCATCGCGATGGCCAAGGCGAAAAAGCTGCGCGTCGGCTCGGCTCCTGACACCTTTTTCGGTGGTGGTATCCAAACCTGCCGGAAGTTGATCGACGACGGTTGGATCGGCAAACCTGTCGCCGCCTCGGCGTTTATGCTGTGCGCGGGACATGAGAGCTGGCATCCGCAGCCCGAGTTTTACTACGACCTCGGTGGCGGACCGATGTTGGACATGGGACCCTACTACCTGACAGCACTTGTTAATCTTCTGGGACCGATCAAACGCGTGAGCGGTTCGGCTCGCACGACACATAGCGAGCGCATGATCACCAGCCAGCCCCAATGCGGCAAGATCATGAAGGTCAAAGCGCTCACTCACTACGCATCAGTCTTGGACTTCGCTCAGGGCGCGATTTGCTCCATGATTATGTCCTTTGATTGCAAAGGCGCACAGTTACCGCGCATCGAGATCTACGGCACCGAAGGTACACTCAGTGTGCCAGACCCGAACGGTTTCGGTGGCCCTGTTCTCATCGGCGGTAAAGGTAAAGGCTGGCAGGAAGTGCCGTTGACCCATGGATATACGGACAACAGCCGCAGTATTGGTGTAGCCGACATGGCCAACGCCATCAAGTCTGGTCGCCCGCACCGTGCGAGCGGTGAACTGGCCCTCCATGTGCTTGATGCCATGGAGGCCGCCGCCGATGCTTCGGCGAAAGGCAAGGCGATCACGCTCACCAGTACCTGCAAGCAACCTGCAGCGCTGCCGATGGGGCTGATGCCGGGAATGTTGGATGATTAA
- a CDS encoding ThuA domain-containing protein, with amino-acid sequence MKKALIVWGGWDGHTPKASVDVFAPLLAERGFEVMVSDKLDSYANKDLMAAQDLIIPCWTMAKIEGPQSKGLLDAVRAGAGIVGWHGGIIDSFRENTEYQWMTGGQWVAHPGNCIPSYKVAIVDPQHPIVKGLKDFTMPNTEQYYIHVDPGVHVLCNTVFTGEYGDADLYKAGTVMPYAYTKTWGKGKVFVACWGHTNKDFDVPEAREIVLRAMLWAAR; translated from the coding sequence ATGAAAAAAGCACTTATTGTTTGGGGTGGTTGGGATGGGCACACGCCTAAGGCATCGGTTGATGTTTTCGCGCCCCTTTTAGCTGAGCGTGGTTTTGAAGTAATGGTTTCGGACAAATTGGATAGCTATGCCAACAAGGATCTGATGGCGGCGCAGGATTTAATCATCCCGTGCTGGACCATGGCCAAGATCGAAGGTCCTCAATCCAAGGGATTATTGGACGCGGTGCGTGCAGGCGCTGGAATCGTCGGCTGGCATGGCGGCATCATCGACTCCTTCCGGGAAAACACTGAATACCAGTGGATGACCGGTGGACAATGGGTGGCCCATCCGGGTAATTGCATTCCCTCTTACAAGGTAGCGATCGTGGATCCCCAGCACCCCATTGTGAAGGGCCTGAAGGATTTCACCATGCCCAACACCGAGCAATACTACATTCACGTCGACCCGGGTGTTCACGTTCTTTGCAACACGGTGTTCACAGGGGAATATGGCGATGCTGATCTTTACAAGGCTGGCACCGTGATGCCCTACGCTTACACCAAAACATGGGGTAAAGGTAAGGTATTCGTCGCCTGCTGGGGCCATACGAACAAGGACTTCGATGTTCCTGAAGCACGCGAGATCGTACTGAGAGCCATGCTCTGGGCCGCACGATAA
- a CDS encoding response regulator has protein sequence MTDSTSQPVALVIDDEVQIRRFLKLALEAEGYRVFEAETGQAGLSAAVYRRPDVIILDLGLPDLDGTEVLKRLREWSSTPVLVLSVSQDIDQKVEALDHGADDYLTKPFHASELAARLRAIRRHSPSEPAESAYQTGSLRLDFGARRVTTNGAEIHLTSTEYALLRILAQNHGKVVTHRQLLREVWGPQAEEQSQYLRVYMNHLRKKIKTSSDSTKLIKTEPGIGYRLSI, from the coding sequence ATGACAGACTCCACTTCTCAACCCGTGGCCTTGGTGATTGACGACGAAGTTCAAATCCGCCGTTTCCTTAAACTTGCACTTGAAGCGGAAGGGTATCGGGTATTTGAAGCCGAAACGGGACAAGCAGGGTTATCGGCCGCCGTGTATCGCCGTCCTGATGTCATCATTCTCGACCTCGGCTTACCTGATCTGGACGGGACTGAAGTTTTGAAACGCCTCCGTGAATGGAGCTCAACCCCCGTTTTAGTGCTTTCTGTCAGCCAGGATATTGATCAGAAAGTTGAGGCGCTTGATCACGGAGCTGATGACTATCTCACCAAGCCGTTTCATGCCTCTGAGCTAGCTGCCCGCTTACGCGCCATCCGACGGCACTCTCCGTCAGAACCCGCTGAATCGGCCTACCAAACCGGTTCCTTGCGATTGGATTTCGGTGCACGTCGGGTCACAACAAATGGTGCAGAGATCCATCTCACATCTACGGAATACGCTTTGCTCCGGATATTGGCGCAGAATCACGGCAAGGTGGTCACGCACCGGCAGTTACTACGAGAAGTCTGGGGACCGCAGGCGGAAGAGCAATCCCAATACCTGCGCGTATATATGAATCATCTTCGCAAGAAAATCAAGACTTCATCCGACTCTACCAAGCTCATCAAAACCGAACCAGGTATTGGGTATCGGCTGTCTATTTAG
- a CDS encoding response regulator: protein MTSRSQDQDKRIVLIVDDDPIILQLLNTLLGSSNQVFTASTVRDAQTILLSQPVQVILCDHHLEDEKGLTFLTRVAKSNPLIQRILVTGDIKTELLLDAINKGHLFRFLVKPFRNNEVIQLVEEAFMQYKVAGRRENLARIRLNISNAGKLISLAVIGILLLFIAILALGTLAFLILYFFKSALGIDLLPNTHLPDLI from the coding sequence ATGACTTCCCGCAGTCAAGACCAAGACAAACGTATCGTTCTGATCGTTGATGATGATCCGATTATTTTACAACTTTTAAACACATTACTAGGCTCATCCAATCAAGTTTTTACAGCCTCAACTGTTCGGGATGCCCAGACCATTCTCCTGTCGCAGCCCGTACAGGTCATTTTGTGCGACCACCATTTGGAAGATGAAAAAGGACTGACCTTTTTAACGCGTGTGGCAAAATCGAACCCTCTCATTCAGCGAATCCTGGTCACCGGAGACATCAAAACAGAACTGCTGCTGGACGCTATCAACAAAGGACATCTCTTCCGCTTCCTTGTCAAACCGTTCAGAAACAATGAGGTAATTCAATTGGTGGAAGAGGCCTTTATGCAATACAAGGTTGCGGGTCGCCGCGAAAACCTGGCTCGAATCCGACTGAATATATCCAATGCCGGAAAACTTATTAGCTTAGCCGTTATCGGAATTCTGCTGCTGTTCATCGCGATCCTGGCACTGGGAACACTGGCCTTCCTGATATTATATTTTTTCAAGAGTGCACTCGGAATCGATCTCCTGCCAAATACTCATCTTCCCGATCTGATCTAG
- a CDS encoding glycoside hydrolase family 9 protein, producing the protein MNIILMFVVWLSLVMVSPLSQAGKSVDRVWVLSSEWVVLANDYMDETDTQMYAANKSVFDRLLVEQEALEQGKIPDWPVLKQRSSLWARLYVEMSEQHRWARELDAFSIEEDSTSGETRSRSPRQAVSWVNELGDRVDVAQSPLRACADYEVGHYSYLRLPYAMTNGSALRIRQKDGRVALINFNDNTLISPAIKVNQAGYLCDAHERYAYLGAWIPTIGPVDYSGLKSFELCREEDGQSVWQGILSVRSTNLTYSGEIVYEMDFSAMHGSGRFYIRVPGLGRSWPFVIGPTALGEAFYVAARGFYHQRCGCKLEQPYTAWTRGRCHLPPVFACSMVGNGGDIWKDSSGRVVKDIKGLDFEVIKATGDSSIAYDIWGGWHDAADYDRRQSHHFAAWDLMGVYELNPLAFLDGQLNLPESGNGVPDLLDEVDYGLEVWRRAQRPDGAVCGRIETVSHPNHRGMPDEEHTPFFKSVETRESTLYYAASAAQLGWLLRPFDRRKSDEWVESATRAYAWAVRTNRHPASMAVTVIEKNRILPDGKRELFWNESPDAHLFAGFHAALQLYRVTSNETYRAELVQSFMPYALRFFDSYPNYIFQSWGVFEVATWQGGGMPETDRRRATEMLIARADEAVREQEATPYRHPWNPQKSRRWGAALSATQARYCILAWKLTGKERYRTAALHSADFHLGCNALGLSQTTGLGSYSIGMVQDAESRADGLLEPVPGITPYGIVSVPAGERNHVYSMTVGTSQASHPDYFLPPPFDVPKPPIPLWRQYGPNGWHDPLNNEFTLQETLSPLVLLFGSLLGPGWQPSEELKNRVPKSRSEMNGYFWLP; encoded by the coding sequence ATGAATATAATTCTTATGTTTGTAGTTTGGCTGTCACTCGTGATGGTCAGTCCCTTGTCACAGGCAGGAAAGTCGGTAGATCGTGTCTGGGTTCTCTCATCTGAGTGGGTCGTATTAGCCAACGATTACATGGATGAAACAGACACTCAGATGTATGCCGCTAATAAATCTGTATTTGACCGTTTGCTGGTAGAACAAGAGGCATTAGAGCAGGGGAAGATTCCCGATTGGCCTGTTTTGAAGCAGCGGTCTTCGTTGTGGGCCCGGTTGTACGTGGAAATGTCAGAGCAACATCGGTGGGCCCGGGAGCTGGATGCTTTTTCCATCGAGGAGGATAGCACAAGCGGCGAAACGCGCAGCAGGAGTCCACGGCAAGCAGTCTCCTGGGTTAATGAACTGGGTGATCGTGTTGATGTGGCTCAATCACCACTCCGGGCCTGTGCTGACTATGAGGTGGGGCATTATTCATATTTACGACTACCGTATGCCATGACCAATGGCAGCGCCCTTCGTATCAGACAAAAGGACGGACGGGTGGCGTTAATCAATTTTAATGACAATACCCTGATATCACCTGCGATCAAGGTCAACCAGGCGGGATATTTATGTGATGCTCACGAGAGATATGCCTATTTGGGCGCGTGGATTCCCACGATTGGACCCGTAGATTACAGCGGTTTAAAATCATTCGAACTGTGTCGCGAGGAAGATGGACAAAGTGTCTGGCAGGGAATACTGAGCGTCAGATCCACGAACCTGACCTATTCAGGAGAGATTGTGTATGAAATGGATTTCAGCGCAATGCATGGGAGTGGCCGTTTCTACATCCGCGTTCCAGGGTTGGGGCGATCGTGGCCTTTCGTGATCGGCCCTACGGCCTTAGGTGAAGCCTTCTACGTTGCTGCGAGGGGGTTTTACCATCAGCGGTGTGGATGTAAACTTGAGCAACCTTATACCGCTTGGACACGTGGCCGTTGTCATCTACCGCCAGTGTTTGCATGTAGTATGGTGGGCAATGGCGGGGATATCTGGAAAGATTCCTCCGGGCGGGTCGTCAAGGACATTAAAGGGTTGGATTTTGAGGTGATCAAAGCCACGGGGGATTCCTCGATAGCCTATGACATCTGGGGAGGATGGCACGATGCGGCTGATTATGATCGCCGCCAGAGTCATCACTTTGCGGCATGGGACCTGATGGGGGTCTATGAATTAAATCCCCTGGCGTTTTTAGATGGACAGCTCAACCTTCCTGAAAGCGGCAATGGGGTTCCGGATTTGCTGGATGAAGTCGATTATGGTCTTGAGGTGTGGCGGCGGGCACAACGACCGGATGGAGCTGTATGCGGGCGTATTGAAACGGTGAGCCATCCCAACCACCGGGGGATGCCCGACGAGGAACACACTCCGTTTTTCAAATCCGTGGAAACCCGTGAGAGCACATTGTACTACGCGGCATCTGCCGCCCAGTTGGGCTGGTTGCTCCGCCCCTTTGATCGCCGAAAGTCAGATGAGTGGGTTGAGTCAGCGACCCGTGCTTATGCATGGGCAGTACGCACGAACAGGCATCCCGCATCCATGGCTGTCACCGTGATCGAGAAAAACAGAATCCTGCCGGATGGAAAGCGGGAGTTGTTTTGGAACGAGTCTCCGGATGCACATTTATTTGCCGGTTTCCATGCGGCTTTACAACTCTATCGAGTTACCTCCAACGAAACGTATCGGGCCGAATTGGTGCAATCCTTCATGCCCTATGCACTCCGGTTTTTTGATAGTTATCCCAATTATATATTTCAATCATGGGGGGTTTTTGAGGTGGCAACCTGGCAAGGGGGGGGGATGCCTGAAACTGATCGCCGCCGAGCCACCGAGATGCTTATTGCTCGCGCAGATGAGGCTGTGCGAGAGCAAGAGGCCACACCGTACCGGCACCCTTGGAATCCACAAAAAAGCCGGCGCTGGGGGGCGGCCTTGTCCGCAACGCAGGCCCGATATTGTATCCTTGCATGGAAATTGACTGGAAAAGAGCGTTACCGCACGGCCGCCCTGCATAGCGCCGACTTTCATTTGGGGTGCAATGCCCTGGGATTGAGCCAAACCACGGGACTGGGCTCGTATTCCATTGGCATGGTGCAGGATGCTGAAAGCCGCGCGGACGGCTTGTTAGAGCCGGTGCCGGGCATAACCCCGTATGGCATTGTTTCCGTGCCAGCTGGTGAGCGTAATCATGTTTACAGCATGACCGTGGGCACGTCTCAGGCGAGCCATCCGGACTATTTTCTGCCACCACCATTTGATGTGCCCAAACCGCCCATCCCCTTATGGCGGCAATATGGACCCAATGGCTGGCATGACCCTCTCAATAACGAGTTCACCCTGCAGGAAACATTAAGCCCCTTGGTATTATTGTTTGGGTCCCTGCTGGGCCCGGGGTGGCAACCATCTGAGGAACTCAAGAATCGCGTGCCCAAGTCACGGAGTGAAATGAATGGATATTTCTGGTTACCCTGA
- a CDS encoding glycosyltransferase, with the protein MKISIGIMAWNESEIIATSLTSLFEQSLLKHLLTRNVCLEIIVVPNGCSDNTEEIARTTLGTLAAPYPITNLTLSVNILEEAGKANAWNHYIHTFSDQNTDYYILMDADITFSNPDTLSNMVTVLEQNPVAQVSTDLPQKHVQFKKHKSIFDRVSLAIGQMTQAAPAQITGQLYCARGSVLRGIYMPPGLMTEDGFIKFMVCTDLYRQPSDNRCVIRAPNASHIFESYTRVRDVFYNQRRQQVAHAIYSYLRDYLKERIGVQNAGEIIRDNNARDPNWYRSLIAERVAQSGWWVMYPGALAVRFQRLKNLTPAQTLMKLPVACLGFMMDAVVLLAANSKLKSGQLKGVWKDTKSNTLATSNTSTKSG; encoded by the coding sequence ATGAAAATCAGTATCGGCATCATGGCATGGAATGAATCTGAAATCATCGCGACCAGCCTGACCTCACTTTTTGAGCAAAGCCTGCTGAAGCACCTCCTCACCCGGAATGTTTGTCTTGAAATCATCGTCGTTCCAAATGGATGCTCTGACAACACAGAGGAAATCGCACGAACAACGCTAGGGACTTTAGCCGCGCCTTATCCCATAACAAATCTGACCTTGTCGGTGAACATCCTGGAGGAAGCGGGTAAAGCAAATGCGTGGAATCACTATATCCATACATTTTCAGACCAGAATACGGATTATTATATACTGATGGATGCAGACATCACGTTTTCCAACCCTGACACATTATCCAATATGGTAACTGTCCTGGAACAAAACCCCGTTGCGCAAGTCTCAACTGACCTGCCTCAAAAACATGTTCAATTCAAAAAGCACAAATCCATTTTTGACCGGGTTTCACTGGCAATCGGTCAGATGACACAGGCCGCTCCCGCCCAGATAACCGGTCAATTGTATTGCGCCCGAGGCTCGGTTCTCCGAGGTATTTACATGCCCCCCGGTCTGATGACAGAAGATGGTTTTATTAAGTTCATGGTCTGCACAGATCTATACCGGCAGCCATCAGATAACCGGTGTGTGATACGCGCCCCAAATGCTTCCCACATCTTCGAGTCATACACCCGGGTTCGGGATGTATTCTATAATCAACGCCGCCAGCAGGTTGCGCATGCCATCTATAGCTATCTCCGTGATTACCTGAAAGAGCGCATCGGCGTACAGAACGCCGGAGAAATTATCAGGGATAACAACGCCCGCGACCCGAACTGGTATCGCTCGCTCATTGCCGAGCGGGTGGCCCAAAGTGGCTGGTGGGTCATGTATCCCGGCGCATTGGCTGTCCGGTTCCAGAGACTCAAAAATCTCACTCCTGCCCAAACCCTAATGAAGCTGCCAGTGGCTTGTCTCGGATTTATGATGGACGCCGTTGTCCTGTTGGCAGCCAACTCGAAGTTGAAATCCGGACAACTTAAGGGCGTCTGGAAAGACACCAAATCCAATACGCTTGCAACGAGCAACACTTCGACTAAGTCCGGGTGA
- a CDS encoding alkaline phosphatase family protein, which produces MNHKKLALFIFIDAFGWEVYQRNRFFLQGLVKDSKKLETILGYSSACDPSIISGLLPSEHRMWSSFFYSPKTCPYRWLRWLQILPDSIFSRGRVRHWMSKLIKKLHGFTGYFMLYSVPFKYLPLFDYSETRSIWREGVLKGTTVFNRLDKAGLPYFVHRSGTSDEARFSQLKGMLAGAEIPFAYVSLGKLDALMHKVGNQGEGVTELIRWYDTKVRELIVTAEASYQEVSWYVFTDHGMHNTTGEYDLARDVERLELRYGKDYVAFYDATMARVWFLNDLARVKITALLSSHSQGRIMPDEELKSLGVYFEDHLYGDLVFLMNSSLQIVPSFMGNKRVAGLHGFHPKDADSFATLLSNRSIPEEVRRIHHIHSLMMREIPELTRT; this is translated from the coding sequence ATGAATCATAAAAAACTAGCTCTGTTTATATTTATTGACGCATTTGGTTGGGAGGTCTACCAGCGGAATCGTTTTTTTTTGCAAGGCCTGGTTAAAGATTCTAAAAAACTGGAAACTATTCTGGGATACTCATCGGCCTGTGATCCCTCCATCATTTCCGGGTTGCTTCCCAGCGAGCATCGCATGTGGTCATCTTTTTTCTATTCCCCAAAGACCTGTCCGTACCGGTGGTTGAGATGGTTGCAGATTCTGCCCGATTCCATTTTCAGTCGTGGACGGGTACGCCACTGGATGAGCAAGCTGATCAAGAAGCTCCATGGATTTACGGGTTATTTCATGTTGTACAGCGTGCCGTTCAAGTATCTACCCTTGTTTGATTATTCTGAGACGCGCAGCATCTGGCGTGAGGGGGTTTTGAAAGGTACAACAGTGTTTAACCGGTTGGACAAGGCCGGTCTTCCATATTTCGTGCATCGGAGCGGAACTTCGGACGAAGCCCGTTTCAGCCAGCTTAAAGGAATGTTGGCTGGAGCTGAGATTCCATTCGCCTATGTGTCACTGGGGAAACTCGATGCATTGATGCACAAGGTCGGAAACCAAGGCGAGGGGGTGACGGAACTCATCCGTTGGTATGACACTAAAGTCCGGGAGTTGATTGTGACTGCAGAAGCCTCTTATCAGGAAGTGTCCTGGTATGTGTTTACGGACCATGGCATGCATAACACGACGGGTGAATATGATCTGGCGCGCGATGTGGAGCGGTTGGAGCTCCGTTACGGAAAGGATTATGTGGCGTTTTATGATGCCACGATGGCTCGTGTCTGGTTTCTGAACGACTTGGCCCGCGTAAAGATTACCGCCCTGCTTTCGTCCCATTCCCAAGGACGCATCATGCCTGATGAGGAGCTGAAATCGCTTGGGGTCTATTTCGAGGATCACCTTTACGGTGACCTCGTTTTCCTGATGAATTCTTCCCTCCAGATTGTCCCGAGTTTTATGGGAAACAAAAGGGTGGCGGGACTTCATGGCTTTCATCCGAAGGATGCGGATTCTTTTGCGACGTTGCTCAGCAATCGTTCCATTCCGGAAGAAGTCCGGCGTATTCATCATATCCATAGCCTGATGATGCGTGAAATTCCCGAACTCACCCGGACTTAG
- a CDS encoding glycosyltransferase family 2 protein, producing MGTDKSAAVIMRSKNEMPYAITALKRLFVQTWKDFTLYNVDSGSTDGTVAQIKLYNSTRLEEISPKSYVPGKVLNEMISKTTEPIVVFLNADAIPGDDHWLERLLKPIVEGRADAVMSKQTPRDDARFIVKYDYRRAYDPRNIKEENEDFFSAVACAFRRELWDKLKFPESGYAEDLAWARECRLQGARFKLVLDSDVEHSHNYTIKELYRKKFRHGQTYLRIYGLKPGCFYQAYKCIRELVRDFVYAVSRGRLDTIPYNLVYRITIHLALYKGSRA from the coding sequence ATGGGAACTGATAAATCCGCAGCGGTCATCATGCGATCTAAGAATGAAATGCCATATGCGATTACGGCGCTGAAGCGCTTGTTTGTTCAAACCTGGAAAGACTTTACGCTGTATAACGTGGATTCAGGATCAACGGATGGAACGGTGGCGCAGATCAAACTCTATAACTCGACCCGTTTGGAAGAGATTTCGCCGAAATCTTATGTGCCGGGCAAGGTCTTGAACGAGATGATCTCCAAAACGACTGAGCCGATTGTCGTCTTCTTAAATGCGGATGCCATTCCTGGTGACGACCACTGGTTGGAACGGTTGCTAAAACCGATTGTGGAGGGCCGAGCGGATGCGGTGATGAGCAAACAAACGCCCCGTGATGACGCTCGCTTCATCGTAAAATATGACTATCGGAGGGCCTATGACCCGCGGAACATCAAGGAGGAAAACGAAGATTTCTTTTCAGCAGTGGCGTGCGCTTTCCGGCGGGAGTTGTGGGACAAGCTGAAATTCCCGGAGTCTGGCTATGCCGAAGATCTGGCTTGGGCGCGAGAGTGCCGATTGCAGGGAGCAAGATTCAAATTAGTGTTGGATTCCGATGTAGAGCACTCGCATAATTATACGATTAAGGAACTCTATCGAAAAAAATTCCGTCATGGTCAGACCTACCTTCGAATCTACGGGTTGAAGCCGGGGTGTTTTTACCAGGCCTATAAATGCATAAGGGAACTGGTGCGTGATTTCGTGTATGCGGTTTCCCGGGGGCGATTGGATACGATTCCCTATAATCTGGTGTATCGCATAACCATACATCTGGCGTTGTACAAGGGATCCCGGGCCTGA